A region from the Brettanomyces bruxellensis chromosome 4, complete sequence genome encodes:
- the MPC1 gene encoding pyruvate transporter mpc1 yields MSTSQASSTVSRKLAQQIFNKQNLKYLLTTHFWGPVSNFGIPVAAIVDLKNKPADTISGPMTLALTVYSAIFMKYSLAITPKNYLLLGCHIINEFAQLGQGARFINYHYLTKHDDTKPIKKEKTA; encoded by the coding sequence ATGTCAACGTCTCAAGCTTCATCAACCGTTAGCCGTAAACTGGCTCAACAGATCTTTAACAAACAgaatttgaagtatttgCTCACTACGCATTTTTGGGGTCCTGTCTCAAACTTCGGTATTCCAGTTGCAGCAATAGTTGATCTTAAAAATAAGCCCGCCGATACAATCAGTGGTCCGATGACACTGGCTCTTACCGTTTATTCAGCCATTTTTATGAAGTATTCTCTTGCAATCACTCCTAAaaattatcttcttttgggATGTCACATTATTAATGAATTTGCCCAACTTGGTCAAGGTGCACGTTTTATAAATTACCATTACCTAACGAAGCATGATGATACCAAGCcaataaaaaaggagaagactgcttga